A genomic stretch from Arachis stenosperma cultivar V10309 chromosome 3, arast.V10309.gnm1.PFL2, whole genome shotgun sequence includes:
- the LOC130965691 gene encoding uncharacterized protein LOC130965691 produces MAFFHASTLQRRDRNRIDRLRNNEGNWVHKQEDILRLIEEYYMSLFTSKGSTNLQDCINKIPKRVTESMNNDLLKEVTEEEIKQAVFGMDGTRAPRPNGLSGQFYQKHWSTIQKDVCAVVKDFFEKGHIPNEINETQVVLIPKIKQAETLNHLRPISCCNYIYKIISKVMVARLRSIMDKGPLSPYLFIIAAEVFTILMDKALKTSGQIINLEKSGITFGNQIPIQTRVNIEEILNIPTWDEPEKYLGLPVQWKRSKSKSLDWIMEKVDGKIERWKENLLNQAGKEVLIKAVIQAIPTYAMSILKFPKSLCNKLSAKVAKFWWRGQWKEKGIQWTAWTKLCTNKKEGGLGFKDFHHQNTAQLAKHAWRIIKNPEAVWVRLLKASHFPNCEFWEAQSHQRGSWIWNSILQGRDLLKSKAKWNIGQGKRVKVWKDNWIYGLNQPLDKENNEDLRVKDLISSSKEWDQAKIKNFFPAIIAEKIIRTPISRIARQDNLIWPYRQDGNYTVKTGYHIAKKRRGKILERQALNKYTFGGSLARNLEYENSPKD; encoded by the exons ATGGCATTCTTTCATGCTTCTACCTTACAAAGGAGGGACAGGAATCGAATTGATAGGCTGCGAAACAATGAAGGAAATTGGGTTCATAAACAAGAAGATATTTTGAGATTAATAGAAGAGTATTACATGAGCCTATTCACATCAAAAGGAAGCACCAACCTGCAGGATTGTATCAACAAAATTCCCAAGAGAGTGACTGAGTCTATGAACAATGATCTCTTGAAGGAAGTAACAGAAGAGGAAATAAAGCAAGCAGTCTTTGGTATGGATGGTACAAGAGCACCTAGACCTAATGGACTTAGTGGCCAATTCTACCAGAAGCACTGGAGTACTATTCAAAAAGATGTGTGTGCAGTGGTTAAAGATTTCTTTGAAAAGGGCCACATTCCCAATGAGATAAATGAAACACAAGTTGTTCTTATCCCAAAAATTAAGCAAGCGGAAACGCTTAATCATTTGAGACCCATAAGTTGTTGTAACTATATCTACAAAATCATCTCTAAAGTTATGGTGGCGAGGCTCAGAAGCATCATGGACAAG GGTCCTCTTTCACCTTATCTATTTATCATTGCTGCAGAAGTTTTTACTATCCTAATGGATAAAGCGCTTAAAA CTTCTGGTCagataatcaacttggagaaATCTGGAATTACCTTTGGTAATCAAATCCCAATCCAAACCAGAGTCAACATAGAGGAGATCCTCAATATTCCAACTTGGGACGAACCGGAAAAGTACTTAGGGTTACCAGTTCAGTGGAAAAGATCAAAAAGCAAGTCCTTAGATTGGATAATGGAAAAGGTGGACGGAAAAATTGAAAGATGGAAAGAGAATCTATTAAATCAAGCGGGAAAGGAAGTGCTCATCAAGGCTGTTATTCAAGCGATACCAACGTACGCCATGAGTATATTAAAGTTTCCTAAATCATTATGCAATAAATTAAGTGCAAAAGTGGCTAAATTCTGGTGGAGAGGTCAATGGAAGGAAAAAGGAATACAGTGGACGGCTTGGACTAAGCTTTGCACGAATAAAAAAGAGGGAGGATTAGGATTCAAGGACTTCCATCACCAAAACACAGCACAACTGGCAAAGCATGCATGgagaattattaaaaatccagaAGCTGTCTGGGTGAGACTTTTAAAAGCCTCACACTTCCCTAATTGTGAGTTTTGGGAAGCTCAAAGTCACCAAAGAGGGTCTTGGATATGGAATAGCATTCTACAGGGTAGAGATTTATTAAAGAGCAAAGCTAAATGGAACATAGGCCAAGGCAAAAGAGTCAAAGTGTGGAAAGATAACTGGATATATGGCTTGAATCAACCACTCGACAAAGAAAACAATGAAGACTTAAGAGTGAAGGATTTGATCTCAAGTTCAAAAGAGTGGGACcaagcaaaaattaaaaatttctttCCCGCAATCATAGCCGAAAAAATCATTAGAACTCCAATCAGCAGAATAGCAAGACAAGACAATTTGATTTGGCCATACCGACAAGATGGTAACTACACTGTTAAAACTGGATATCATATagcaaaaaaaagaagaggaaaaataCTCGAAAGACAGGCCCTCAACAAGTACACCTTTGGAGGATCTTTGGCTAGGAATTTGGAATATGAGAACTCCCCAAAAGATTAA